One genomic segment of Micromonospora sp. WMMC415 includes these proteins:
- a CDS encoding SRPBCC domain-containing protein — MIEIEVDGELFHPPTRVWQALADAEVVGRWFADVEVPSGALAGPRLSTGNLPGFEAAVDVTVLDRQPPRRLAMRWHEAGRRSEVTCTVTPTSAGCRLTVREVLEYGAWSTTLRTDRERCYQQALGVRLPAILDWLAFREVDLRAGDAVGGPQVPGGAPAGPAVAARSRRRWATIAVAAAGTLVAGVALWALAPADPRPAGALADPAPTLSAGPSDARPSAVSAPSRPTTGATSRAARPRATPTKSATPSPSVSASPAVRLTARYETSSKRILGWTGEVEVTNPGATSAAWTVVVTLARDAAVVDADGATWRQEGAEATFSGPPVPAGGSVTFTFDVRGTQPAGPEACRVGEAACTGV; from the coding sequence GTGATCGAGATCGAGGTCGACGGCGAGCTGTTCCACCCGCCCACGCGGGTCTGGCAGGCACTGGCCGACGCGGAGGTGGTCGGCCGCTGGTTCGCCGACGTCGAGGTCCCGTCCGGAGCGCTGGCGGGCCCCCGGCTCAGCACCGGCAACCTGCCGGGCTTCGAGGCCGCCGTCGACGTGACCGTGCTGGACCGCCAGCCGCCGCGGCGCCTGGCGATGCGGTGGCACGAGGCCGGTCGGCGGAGCGAGGTCACCTGCACCGTCACCCCGACCAGCGCCGGCTGCCGGTTGACGGTGCGCGAGGTCCTCGAGTACGGCGCCTGGTCGACCACCCTGCGCACCGACCGCGAGCGGTGCTACCAGCAGGCCCTGGGCGTCCGCCTGCCCGCCATCCTCGACTGGCTGGCCTTCCGGGAGGTGGACCTGCGGGCCGGCGACGCGGTCGGCGGCCCGCAGGTTCCGGGCGGAGCCCCGGCCGGCCCGGCGGTGGCCGCGCGGTCACGCCGCCGGTGGGCGACGATCGCCGTCGCGGCCGCCGGCACGCTCGTTGCCGGGGTGGCGCTGTGGGCGCTCGCACCGGCCGACCCGCGACCGGCCGGCGCCCTCGCCGATCCCGCACCCACACTCAGCGCCGGGCCGTCGGACGCACGGCCGTCGGCGGTGTCCGCGCCGTCGCGCCCCACCACCGGCGCGACCAGTCGGGCCGCCCGGCCCCGGGCCACACCCACGAAGAGCGCGACACCGAGCCCGTCGGTCAGCGCGTCCCCGGCGGTCCGGCTGACCGCCCGCTACGAGACAAGCTCGAAGCGGATCCTCGGATGGACGGGCGAGGTGGAGGTGACCAACCCCGGCGCCACTTCCGCCGCCTGGACCGTGGTGGTGACCCTGGCCCGCGACGCCGCCGTCGTCGACGCCGACGGTGCCACCTGGCGGCAGGAGGGGGCGGAGGCCACCTTCTCGGGTCCTCCGGTACCGGCGGGAGGGTCCGTGACCTTCACCTTCGACGTCCGCGGCACCCAACCGGCCGGGCCGGAGGCGTGCCGGGTGGGTGAGGCCGCCTGCACCGGAGTCTGA
- a CDS encoding beta-1,3-glucanase family protein, translating into MGIRRRLLAALSALVAAVPVTAAASPALAVGPALLPVTVTNSTGRGEAVHLYVIGTQLATGRLGYVNQAGTFVPWSGGQVPPAPAPDASIPGPGTGGTTTIRFPRGFSGRVYFSFGEKLRFFLTPDGLVQPAPWAPGDANRDILFDWSEFTYNDAGLWLNSSQVDMFAVPHAVTVTGADGVTRRTGDVVANGRTAIIDGIRSQPGWANTIHTRSDGAVLRVLAPGKAAGAGLFSTTYLDPYIASAWNAYTTRTLTVVPFANQPHIRYFGRTSGTVMTFTNGSGQLVAAFNRPSSASVWGCDGDLPAPNDQVVGPISRTLCAALNRGTLGTIDTQPSTNPAEFYRNNPTNHYARVIHANMVDGKAYAFAFDDVGAFESLVHDSDPRSAGLILSPFGAGGPGGPGSGVPLVSNWNDKCIDVPSSNFSDRVPLQTWGCNGTDAQKWTFTGSAVQSRNNKCLDVDGGATGNGAVIQLYTCNGTGAQQFTLTAGGDLVNLRANRCVDIKDWNGADGARLQLWDCAGTANQKWRKG; encoded by the coding sequence GTGGGCATCCGAAGAAGACTCCTGGCCGCACTCTCCGCTCTGGTCGCCGCCGTTCCGGTGACCGCCGCCGCGTCCCCCGCCCTGGCGGTCGGCCCCGCGCTGCTGCCGGTCACCGTCACCAACAGCACCGGCCGCGGCGAGGCCGTCCACCTCTACGTGATCGGCACCCAGCTCGCCACCGGACGCCTGGGCTACGTCAACCAGGCCGGCACCTTCGTCCCCTGGTCCGGCGGGCAGGTTCCGCCGGCGCCGGCGCCGGACGCCTCGATCCCGGGACCCGGCACCGGGGGCACCACCACCATCCGCTTTCCGCGCGGCTTCTCCGGCCGCGTCTACTTCTCCTTCGGCGAGAAGCTCAGGTTCTTCCTGACCCCCGACGGTCTCGTGCAGCCCGCGCCGTGGGCGCCCGGGGACGCCAACCGCGACATTCTCTTCGACTGGAGCGAGTTCACCTACAACGACGCCGGGCTGTGGCTCAACAGCTCGCAGGTGGACATGTTCGCCGTGCCCCACGCGGTCACCGTCACCGGTGCCGACGGCGTCACCAGGCGCACCGGCGACGTGGTGGCCAACGGCCGCACCGCCATCATCGACGGCATCCGGTCGCAGCCGGGCTGGGCGAACACCATCCACACCCGCTCCGACGGAGCGGTGCTGCGCGTGCTGGCTCCCGGTAAGGCGGCCGGAGCCGGCCTGTTCAGCACCACCTACCTGGACCCGTACATCGCGTCGGCCTGGAACGCGTACACCACCAGGACGCTGACCGTCGTGCCGTTCGCGAACCAGCCGCACATCCGCTACTTCGGGCGGACCTCCGGCACCGTCATGACCTTCACCAACGGCTCCGGCCAGCTGGTCGCCGCCTTCAACCGGCCCTCGTCGGCCAGCGTGTGGGGCTGCGACGGCGACCTGCCCGCGCCGAACGACCAGGTGGTCGGCCCCATCTCCCGTACGCTGTGCGCCGCGCTGAACCGGGGCACCCTCGGCACCATCGACACGCAGCCCAGCACCAACCCGGCCGAGTTCTACCGCAACAACCCGACCAACCACTACGCCCGCGTCATCCACGCCAACATGGTCGACGGCAAGGCGTACGCCTTCGCCTTCGACGACGTGGGCGCGTTCGAGTCGCTGGTCCACGACAGCGACCCCCGCTCCGCCGGCCTGATCCTCAGCCCGTTCGGCGCGGGCGGGCCGGGCGGCCCCGGCAGCGGGGTCCCGCTGGTGAGCAACTGGAACGACAAGTGCATCGACGTGCCCAGCTCCAACTTCAGCGACCGGGTGCCGCTGCAGACATGGGGCTGCAACGGCACCGACGCGCAGAAGTGGACGTTCACCGGCAGCGCCGTGCAGAGCCGGAACAACAAATGCCTGGACGTCGACGGCGGCGCGACCGGCAACGGCGCGGTCATCCAGCTCTACACCTGCAACGGCACCGGCGCGCAGCAGTTCACGCTGACCGCCGGCGGCGACCTGGTCAACCTGCGCGCCAACCGGTGCGTCGACATCAAGGACTGGAACGGCGCCGACGGCGCCCGACTCCAGCTCTGGGACTGCGCCGGCACCGCCAACCAGAAGTGGCGCAAGGGTTGA
- a CDS encoding pyridoxamine 5'-phosphate oxidase family protein, which produces MVDREPVAEPSFASEGSTPTPWSRAHERLAEAGEFYLSTVRPDGRPHAVPLLGMWLDGAMYFCSSESAQKVRNLAANPQCVLTAAGPDLDLSIEGTASRVTDKETLERVADGYGTKHGWPVTVVDGGLDGDGIGPAPYVVYEVTPAKVIGMDKEAGFNVTRWRFA; this is translated from the coding sequence ATGGTCGACCGTGAGCCGGTCGCGGAACCGTCCTTCGCCAGCGAGGGCTCCACGCCGACGCCCTGGTCCCGGGCGCACGAACGGTTGGCGGAGGCGGGCGAGTTCTACCTGTCCACCGTCCGGCCGGACGGCCGGCCGCACGCCGTGCCGCTGCTCGGGATGTGGCTGGACGGCGCCATGTACTTCTGCTCCAGCGAGTCCGCCCAGAAGGTCCGGAACCTGGCCGCCAACCCGCAGTGCGTCCTCACCGCCGCCGGTCCCGACCTCGATCTCTCGATCGAGGGCACCGCGTCCCGGGTCACCGACAAGGAGACCCTGGAACGGGTGGCCGACGGCTACGGGACGAAGCACGGCTGGCCGGTGACCGTCGTCGACGGTGGACTGGACGGCGACGGCATCGGCCCGGCGCCGTACGTCGTCTACGAGGTGACTCCGGCGAAGGTGATCGGCATGGACAAGGAGGCCGGCTTCAACGTGACCCGCTGGCGGTTCGCCTGA
- a CDS encoding DUF2306 domain-containing protein: MTRYVEEVNGPARRADQPPRTPGRTGTRPPAPRWWRRPWVVPLVVLNAAFLLFVLPPYLGLDPSRSRVVLNEDFPAHYAVVVAHIFFGTIALVTVCLQVWPWLRQRYPAVHRTSGRLYVIAGAVPSALLGLALMPFAAVPVGLLGSALAAVGWIVTSLVGLHMARRRRFTEHRRWMAYSIAFALQTLWGRIFVLTSALTGVTVNPIVLGEAAGWLSWLVNLAVAHWWVRRTARPPRPAFS, translated from the coding sequence GTGACCCGGTACGTCGAAGAGGTCAATGGCCCGGCGAGGCGGGCGGACCAGCCACCACGCACGCCGGGCCGGACCGGTACCCGGCCGCCCGCCCCCCGCTGGTGGCGACGGCCGTGGGTGGTGCCGCTGGTGGTGCTCAACGCCGCCTTCCTCCTGTTCGTCCTGCCGCCGTACCTGGGCCTCGACCCGAGCCGGTCCCGGGTCGTGCTGAACGAGGACTTCCCGGCCCACTACGCGGTCGTGGTGGCGCACATCTTCTTCGGCACGATCGCACTGGTGACGGTGTGCCTGCAGGTGTGGCCCTGGCTGCGGCAGCGGTACCCGGCCGTGCACCGGACCAGCGGGCGGCTCTACGTGATCGCCGGTGCGGTCCCCTCCGCCCTGCTCGGGCTCGCCCTCATGCCGTTCGCCGCGGTACCGGTCGGGCTGCTCGGCAGTGCGCTGGCGGCCGTGGGGTGGATCGTCACGAGCCTGGTCGGCCTGCACATGGCCCGCCGGCGACGCTTCACGGAACACCGCCGCTGGATGGCGTACAGCATCGCCTTCGCCCTGCAGACGCTGTGGGGACGGATCTTCGTCCTGACGTCCGCGCTGACCGGGGTCACCGTGAACCCGATCGTCCTGGGCGAGGCGGCCGGTTGGCTCAGCTGGCTGGTGAACCTGGCCGTCGCGCACTGGTGGGTGCGTCGCACCGCCCGGCCGCCCCGCCCCGCGTTCAGTTGA
- a CDS encoding DUF2267 domain-containing protein gives MNDNEFLALVATRSGMSSEQATAVTRATLTTLAERIDGGEARDLASQLPAGLRAYAFGGSETGERFGLDVFVERVSGRADVDVDRARDGVTAVFDVLRDALGPTGYEQVVTQLPAEYGDVADQTAPYARRQA, from the coding sequence GTGAACGACAACGAGTTCCTCGCCCTGGTGGCGACCCGGTCCGGGATGTCGTCGGAGCAGGCCACCGCCGTCACACGGGCCACCCTGACCACGCTGGCCGAACGGATCGACGGCGGCGAGGCACGTGACCTGGCCAGCCAGCTCCCCGCCGGGCTGCGGGCGTACGCCTTCGGCGGCAGCGAGACCGGCGAGCGGTTCGGGCTCGACGTGTTCGTCGAACGGGTCAGTGGCCGCGCCGACGTCGACGTCGACCGCGCCCGGGACGGGGTGACGGCCGTCTTCGACGTCCTCCGGGACGCCCTCGGTCCCACCGGGTACGAGCAGGTGGTCACCCAGTTGCCCGCGGAGTACGGCGACGTCGCCGACCAGACCGCGCCGTACGCCCGGCGGCAGGCCTGA
- a CDS encoding peptidase S8 yields the protein MRGTPQPAPARRTGITLAGRLVAVGSAVALLLGGQPAPAGARPAAPPPGPAAPATAPGHVQPTHEVTLITGDRVRTSADGTRVTVTRAPGRDGIRFSSYGTGEHRYVVPEDARPLVTGGLLDRRLFDVTGLVRAGYHDARRADLPLVVAGDGADLPGVRAVRRPDASGATAAVLAKSDAGRAWHAITSGAARRISLDAPQADPATSPAGVTGRRPASPAQDTETHQLTVAHLDAAGRPTTRAETTVFDRAGEIRAVLHGTGDTATARLPKGDYVLVGDVVDFGRPDAPWYRLVQPRLTLDRDATVTVDARRAAPVTTTVPRAEARPVLVELGFDRPAADGAGFRLSLIADDFAGLHAGHLGPEVAPEELTSYLSSTWAVPGARGDFRNSPFTYGLLNTRRGSFFTGFQRTVSDAGLATVNSRLNQQVPGRQATKSLFSIAPGVTGTVGSLLPYDLPARVTHRLDASPVEWSAAFGENRPDGNGLPAEVTALGQGYQTYQAGRVYSDRWNAAAFGPLLDFAGHAGRQGDRMWFGVPIFSDQDGHRGGSLTDSASTRLYRGDRLVGESAAVDVTATVAPGPAAFRVEKRTTRPSISGLSTRIDATWTFRSEGSGAGTEWLPIWVVRYAPTVDDRNRSRATPVTVLPVTLIAQPEARVGTVRRLTVQVSGDQGRTWRSALVVPAGDRAYRAVFRTPSNAASVSLRATLVDSHGNRLTQTIVDAYPLVR from the coding sequence GTGCGTGGCACACCGCAACCGGCCCCGGCCCGGCGAACGGGGATCACGCTGGCGGGGCGGCTGGTCGCCGTCGGGTCGGCCGTCGCCCTGCTGCTCGGCGGGCAGCCGGCACCGGCCGGCGCGCGCCCCGCCGCTCCGCCGCCCGGCCCGGCGGCGCCGGCCACCGCGCCCGGCCACGTACAACCGACGCACGAGGTCACCCTGATCACCGGCGACCGGGTCCGCACCTCCGCCGACGGAACGCGGGTCACCGTCACCCGGGCGCCCGGGCGGGACGGCATCCGCTTCAGCAGCTACGGCACCGGCGAGCACCGGTACGTCGTACCGGAGGACGCCCGCCCGCTGGTGACCGGCGGGCTGCTGGACCGCCGGCTGTTCGACGTGACGGGCCTGGTCCGGGCGGGCTACCACGACGCCCGCCGCGCCGACCTGCCGCTGGTCGTGGCCGGCGACGGCGCCGACCTGCCCGGCGTGCGGGCGGTCCGCCGTCCGGACGCGTCCGGCGCCACCGCCGCCGTGCTGGCGAAGTCCGACGCGGGCCGGGCGTGGCACGCGATCACCTCGGGCGCCGCCCGGCGCATCTCGCTGGACGCACCCCAGGCGGACCCGGCCACGTCGCCCGCCGGCGTCACCGGCCGGAGGCCCGCCTCCCCGGCGCAGGACACGGAGACCCATCAGCTCACCGTCGCGCACCTCGACGCCGCCGGGCGGCCGACGACCCGGGCCGAGACCACCGTGTTCGACCGGGCCGGGGAGATCCGGGCCGTCCTGCACGGGACCGGGGACACCGCCACGGCACGGCTGCCGAAGGGCGACTACGTCCTCGTGGGCGACGTGGTCGACTTCGGACGGCCGGACGCCCCCTGGTACCGCCTGGTGCAGCCCCGGCTCACCCTGGACCGGGACGCCACCGTCACCGTCGACGCCCGCCGGGCGGCGCCGGTGACCACCACCGTGCCACGGGCCGAGGCCCGCCCGGTGCTGGTCGAACTCGGATTCGACCGTCCGGCGGCCGACGGCGCCGGGTTCCGGCTCTCGCTGATCGCCGACGACTTCGCCGGGCTGCACGCCGGGCACCTCGGCCCCGAGGTCGCCCCCGAGGAACTGACCTCCTACCTCTCCTCGACCTGGGCGGTCCCCGGCGCCCGCGGCGACTTCCGGAACAGCCCGTTCACCTACGGCCTGCTGAACACCCGGCGGGGCAGCTTCTTCACCGGTTTCCAACGGACGGTGTCGGACGCGGGCCTGGCGACCGTGAACTCCCGGCTCAACCAGCAGGTGCCGGGGCGGCAGGCGACCAAGTCGTTGTTCTCGATCGCCCCGGGCGTCACCGGCACGGTCGGCTCGCTGCTGCCGTACGACCTGCCGGCCCGGGTGACACACCGCCTCGACGCGAGCCCGGTGGAGTGGAGTGCCGCGTTCGGGGAGAACCGCCCCGACGGGAACGGGCTGCCGGCGGAGGTGACCGCGCTCGGCCAGGGCTACCAGACCTACCAGGCCGGCCGGGTGTACTCCGACCGCTGGAACGCGGCCGCCTTCGGGCCGCTCCTCGACTTCGCCGGCCACGCGGGCCGGCAGGGCGACCGGATGTGGTTCGGCGTCCCGATCTTCTCCGACCAGGACGGCCACCGTGGCGGTTCGCTCACCGACTCGGCGTCCACCCGCCTCTACCGCGGCGACCGGCTCGTCGGCGAGTCGGCCGCGGTCGACGTGACGGCGACCGTGGCGCCGGGGCCGGCGGCCTTCCGGGTGGAGAAGCGGACCACCCGGCCGTCCATCTCCGGGCTGTCCACCAGGATCGACGCGACCTGGACCTTCCGGTCGGAGGGATCCGGTGCGGGCACCGAGTGGCTGCCCATCTGGGTGGTCCGGTACGCGCCGACGGTCGACGATCGCAATCGGTCCCGGGCGACGCCGGTGACCGTCCTGCCGGTCACGTTGATCGCCCAGCCCGAGGCGCGGGTGGGCACCGTGCGGCGGCTGACCGTCCAGGTCTCCGGGGACCAGGGACGCACCTGGCGGTCGGCGCTGGTGGTCCCGGCGGGCGACCGGGCGTACCGGGCGGTCTTCCGCACCCCGTCGAACGCCGCGAGCGTGTCGCTGCGCGCGACGCTCGTCGACTCCCACGGCAACCGCCTGACGCAGACCATCGTCGACGCGTACCCGTTGGTCCGGTGA
- a CDS encoding S1 family peptidase, translated as MRRSLAAVAAAVLLPVGAIAVAVPSAATASPATTTSTAAPAEAASSEMLAAMQRDLGLTADAARTRIARDEKGSRTDASLRRSLGSAYAGGWLTPDGLVVAVTGAAAADRVKAAGARATIVGRSGAQLDRVKSTLDRHAAKAPAESVPGWYVDVTTNTVVVLARGDTRAATAFVRASRVDAAAIRVVRTTEVPRTFYDVRGGDAYYMGGGRCSVGFSVTGGFVTAGHCGTTGTATQGYNQVSQGTFRGSSFPGNDYAWVQTNSNWTPQPWVNNYSGGNVTVAGSTEAAVGAAICRSGSTTGWRCGSVQAKNQTVNYPQGTVTGLTRTNACAEPGDSGGSWLSGQQAQGVTSGGSGNCSSGGTTYFQPLNEILSVYGLTLRTSGGGEPPPTGCTGYEATYTGSISSGQSRYQPNGSYYYSSVSGTHRGCLDGPTGVDFDLYLQKWNGSTWVDVAGSYSPGPDETISYNGTAGYYRFEVHAYSGSGSYTLGITNP; from the coding sequence ATGAGACGAAGCCTCGCCGCCGTGGCAGCAGCCGTCCTGCTGCCCGTCGGCGCCATCGCCGTCGCGGTGCCGTCCGCCGCCACGGCGTCGCCCGCCACCACCACGAGCACCGCCGCACCGGCCGAGGCGGCGTCGTCGGAGATGCTCGCCGCGATGCAGCGCGACCTCGGCCTGACCGCCGACGCGGCCCGCACCCGCATCGCCCGCGACGAGAAGGGCAGCCGCACGGACGCCAGCCTGCGCCGGTCGCTCGGTTCCGCGTACGCCGGCGGCTGGCTGACCCCCGACGGCCTCGTCGTCGCCGTCACCGGTGCGGCGGCGGCCGACCGGGTGAAGGCCGCCGGAGCGCGGGCGACGATCGTCGGCCGCAGCGGCGCCCAACTCGACCGGGTCAAGTCGACGCTGGACCGCCACGCCGCGAAGGCGCCCGCCGAGTCGGTCCCCGGCTGGTACGTCGACGTCACCACCAACACCGTCGTGGTGCTCGCCCGCGGCGACACCCGGGCCGCCACGGCGTTCGTGCGGGCGAGCCGGGTCGACGCCGCAGCGATCCGCGTCGTCCGCACCACCGAGGTCCCGCGGACGTTCTACGACGTCCGCGGCGGCGACGCGTACTACATGGGCGGCGGACGCTGCTCGGTCGGCTTCTCGGTGACCGGCGGGTTCGTCACCGCCGGGCACTGCGGCACCACCGGCACCGCCACCCAGGGCTACAACCAGGTGTCCCAGGGCACCTTCCGCGGGTCGTCGTTCCCCGGCAACGACTACGCGTGGGTGCAGACCAACTCGAACTGGACCCCGCAGCCCTGGGTGAACAACTACTCCGGCGGCAACGTCACGGTGGCCGGCTCCACCGAGGCCGCGGTCGGCGCGGCGATCTGCCGCTCCGGTTCGACCACCGGCTGGCGCTGCGGCTCGGTCCAGGCCAAGAACCAGACCGTCAACTACCCGCAGGGTACGGTCACCGGCCTGACCCGCACCAACGCCTGCGCCGAGCCGGGCGACTCCGGCGGGTCGTGGCTGTCCGGGCAGCAGGCGCAGGGCGTCACCTCCGGCGGCTCCGGCAACTGCAGCTCCGGCGGGACCACCTACTTCCAGCCGCTCAACGAGATCCTTTCGGTGTACGGCCTGACGCTGCGCACCAGCGGTGGCGGCGAGCCGCCGCCGACCGGCTGCACCGGCTACGAGGCCACCTACACCGGCAGCATCTCCTCGGGGCAGAGCCGCTACCAGCCGAACGGCAGCTACTACTACTCGTCCGTCTCCGGCACCCACCGCGGTTGCCTCGACGGGCCGACCGGGGTCGACTTCGACCTCTACCTGCAGAAGTGGAACGGGTCGACGTGGGTCGACGTGGCCGGCTCGTACAGCCCCGGACCGGACGAGACGATCAGCTACAACGGCACCGCGGGCTACTACCGCTTCGAGGTGCACGCGTACAGCGGTTCCGGCAGCTACACGCTGGGCATCACCAACCCCTGA